A genomic region of Pseudomonas abietaniphila contains the following coding sequences:
- a CDS encoding LysR family transcriptional regulator encodes MKRHFDDIQLGSIELFCLAAEAGSFTAAALAAGVTPAAVSRSISRLEERLGARMFVRTTRSIRLTESGRVYFEQCSQALTQLVEAERQVSGQQLKPSGTLRMSIPTTYGHHRILPLLPEFRRRYPDVTVDINLSNRNIDFVAEGYDMAIRVRTQPDSTLIARKLEDGALVMIATPDYLHRAGTPLTLEDLANHECIQYELPSSGRRIPWLFQENGQPRELLAESGYCCSDDVLGGVTLARHGAGLFQAYRFSVEKELREGSLVEVLGDYAGRSRPFTLLYPSNRHVPLRLRAFIDYLMECREGWLKQPAVAR; translated from the coding sequence GTGAAACGCCATTTCGACGACATTCAACTGGGCAGCATCGAGCTGTTCTGTCTGGCCGCAGAGGCGGGGAGCTTTACAGCGGCGGCGCTGGCGGCGGGTGTGACGCCAGCTGCCGTGAGCCGTTCCATTTCACGGCTGGAAGAGCGGCTCGGTGCGCGCATGTTCGTGCGGACCACCCGCAGCATTCGTCTGACCGAAAGCGGTCGGGTGTATTTCGAACAGTGCAGCCAGGCCCTGACGCAGTTGGTGGAAGCCGAACGCCAGGTCTCGGGCCAGCAATTGAAGCCCTCCGGCACGTTGCGCATGAGCATTCCGACGACCTACGGGCATCACCGGATTCTGCCGCTGCTCCCCGAGTTCCGGCGTCGCTACCCGGACGTGACCGTCGACATCAACCTGAGCAACCGCAACATCGATTTCGTTGCCGAGGGCTATGACATGGCCATCCGCGTGCGTACCCAGCCGGACTCGACGCTCATCGCGCGCAAGCTGGAGGATGGCGCGCTGGTCATGATCGCCACGCCGGACTATCTGCACCGGGCGGGCACGCCGCTGACCCTTGAGGACCTTGCCAATCATGAGTGCATTCAGTACGAGCTTCCCAGCAGCGGCCGACGCATTCCCTGGTTGTTTCAGGAGAACGGCCAGCCGCGCGAGTTGCTGGCCGAAAGCGGTTACTGCTGCTCCGATGACGTACTCGGCGGGGTGACGCTGGCCAGGCACGGCGCTGGGCTGTTTCAGGCCTACCGTTTTTCGGTGGAAAAAGAGCTGCGAGAAGGATCACTGGTGGAAGTGCTGGGTGATTACGCCGGGCGCTCTCGGCCGTTCACGCTGCTTTACCCGAGCAACCGGCATGTGCCCCTGCGGTTGCGCGCCTTCATCGACTACCTGATGGAGTGCCGCGAGGGCT
- a CDS encoding IclR family transcriptional regulator, producing MNSTERNKDETKEAGVGAVSRLFAVLRCLGECPEGGERVTQLAQQVGLSQPTTHRLLRSLMDEGMVEQDARSKRYRLSLEFFALAARAGQTGNLRDVVRPSLLRLSASLGDSLFLLARSGFDAVCLDRSEGPYPIRTFTGDIGGRVALGVGQGSLAILAFLPEEERDTVIRYNLPRLRDFHLYDEVMLRSEIDNVRRLGYASRNTGVLEGMAGLAVPILDREGRAVAALSVATISDRLNAERMPTVVDMLKREAAAISQKINPFDPVLRRPSQVFGQHSKPGDDV from the coding sequence ATGAATTCCACTGAACGGAATAAAGATGAGACCAAAGAAGCAGGTGTCGGAGCGGTTTCGCGCCTGTTCGCGGTTCTGCGTTGTCTGGGCGAGTGCCCCGAAGGCGGTGAACGGGTGACGCAACTCGCGCAACAGGTGGGACTCTCGCAACCCACAACGCATCGACTGCTGCGCAGCCTGATGGACGAAGGGATGGTCGAGCAGGACGCACGCAGCAAACGGTATCGCTTGAGCCTGGAGTTTTTCGCCCTGGCCGCGAGAGCGGGACAGACCGGCAACTTGCGCGACGTGGTGCGACCCAGCCTGCTGCGACTGTCGGCCTCGTTGGGCGACTCGTTGTTCCTGCTGGCGCGCAGCGGATTCGATGCGGTCTGTCTGGATCGCAGTGAAGGGCCATACCCGATCCGCACCTTTACCGGCGACATCGGTGGCCGCGTGGCGCTGGGTGTCGGGCAAGGCAGCCTGGCGATTCTGGCGTTCCTGCCTGAGGAAGAGCGCGACACCGTGATTCGCTACAACCTGCCGCGCCTTCGGGATTTTCACTTGTATGACGAAGTGATGTTGCGCTCGGAAATCGACAACGTGCGACGCCTGGGCTATGCCTCACGCAACACCGGCGTGCTTGAAGGCATGGCCGGGCTTGCCGTGCCGATCCTCGACCGAGAAGGCCGCGCCGTCGCCGCCCTGAGCGTGGCAACCATCAGCGACCGCCTGAACGCCGAACGCATGCCGACCGTGGTCGACATGCTCAAGCGTGAAGCGGCGGCCATCAGTCAGAAGATCAACCCGTTCGACCCGGTGCTGCGCAGGCCTTCGCAAGTGTTTGGGCAGCACTCCAAGCCCGGCGACGACGTCTGA